The Polyodon spathula isolate WHYD16114869_AA chromosome 23, ASM1765450v1, whole genome shotgun sequence genome has a window encoding:
- the LOC121298264 gene encoding platelet glycoprotein IX-like, translating into MNLVILATLLICCIPDAKPCPSSCDCSLLGNEGLRVDCSSRWLKEVPTLPDKTVLLYLQNNMLTGIQAGRFDRLHCLQSLDLSQNPLSCDCDIVYLKHWLDDNANVSVTGATCKGPASPETPTTITQLSGNEFAGCRSTNPIDCWGLLRIDLIMLGVFVLLVLIPVAYLYSISKRLACCVAMTMDTVLYRRTTVRRLKSQ; encoded by the coding sequence ATGAACCTGGTGATACTTGCTACCCTCCTAATCTGCTGCATTCCTGATGCCAAGCCCTGCCCATCGTCCTGCGACTGCAGCCTGCTGGGAAACGAGGGCTTGCGGGTTGACTGCAGCTCCCGGTGGCTGAAAGAGGTGCCAACCCTGCCCGACAAAACAGTCTTACTTTACCTACAGAACAACATGCTGACGGGCATTCAGGCTGGTAGGTTCGACAGGCTGCACTGCCTACAGAGCCTGGACCTGTCCCAGAATCCCTTGAGCTGTGACTGTGACATTGTGTACCTCAAACACTGGTTGGACGACAATGCCAATGTGTCGGTGACAGGGGCCACTTGCAAAGGCCCAGCAAGCCCAGAGACACCAACCACTATAACCCAGCTTAGTGGCAACGAGTTCGCGGGCTGCAGAAGCACCAATCCGATCGACTGCTGGGGTCTCCTCCGAATTGATCTGATCATGTTGGGTGTTTTTGTCCTGCTGGTACTCATTCCGGTGGCTTATTTGTATTCAATCTCAAAACGATTAGCTTGCTGTGTTGCGATGACAATGGACACTGTACTTTATAGAAGAACTACAGTGAGGAGGCTAAAATCccaataa
- the LOC121297800 gene encoding platelet glycoprotein IX-like, with protein sequence MLACPGLALLLFLSPSNAQPCPAVCKCTSFGAYGYKVNCSARGLAVVPMLPPRTTELYLQNNLLTTVPRGRLDKLQHLNKVNMSNNTWDCGCDIIYLKTWLEDQEAISPADVKCFTPASLAGKPLSQLRGHDLVQCTQMKKCPDFVYNNILLLLSLCILIILLAWGLKTTRVSTFIYDLNARHADIKLESLKSMKPKHRWKRSDTLSKDLLEEDEMETPLPMDNMEILNPILHILQTNHNIKLKAT encoded by the coding sequence ATGTTGGCTTGCCCAGGTTTAGCCCTGCTCCTTTTCCTCAGTCCCTCCAATGCACAGCCATGTCCTGCCGTTTGCAAGTGCACCTCTTTCGGCGCTTATGGATACAAAGTGAACTGCAGCGCTAGGGGTCTTGCTGTGGTGCCAATGCTACCTCCTCGTACCACTGAACTTTACCTGCAAAATAACCTGCTCACAACAGTGCCTCGCGGGAGACTGGACAAGCTTCAGCACCTCAACAAAGTCAACATGTCCAACAACACCTGGGACTGCGGGTGTGACATCATCTACCTAAAGACCTGGCTAGAGGACCAGGAAGCCATCTCTCCTGCAGACGTCAAGTGCTTTACCCCAGCTTCCCTTGCAGGGAAACCCCTGTCCCAACTCAGGGGCCATGACTTAGTCCAATGCACTCAAATGAAGAAATGCCCTGACTTTGTGTACAACAATATACTTCTATTGCTTTCACTTTGTATTCTCATTATCCTTCTCGCATGGGGCCTTAAGACTACAAGGGTATCCACTTTTATCTATGACCTCAATGCTAGGCATGCAGACATCAAGCTTGAGTCATTAAAATCCATGAAGCCCAAGCACAGGTGGAAGAGATCTGATACCCTTTCCAAGGATTTATTGGAGGAGGATGAAATGGAGACACCTTTACCAATGGATAACATGGAAATCCTGAACCCGATATTACACATCTTGCAAACAAACCACAACATAAAGCTTAAAGCTACATGA
- the nuf2 gene encoding kinetochore protein Nuf2, protein MEENLTFPVYKVEEILAFLRSDVLAGPEARNFTKSDIVPTPKPDSIQRLYMRILQLVFGFRPDCHYMMPVNENIQHPLIYEGILPISSIYLRMCQFLPMCHVYDFQMNDLLSPKAKRTIFILCGIMNFLHFRNLRREIYLDHLQGYKSAVEKSQSIAKGINEAELKITKLTTIPPQQQAEFKELSSAVTDLHHAMSQESQAVNSINEEIAQLKSEHAEKTLKLNNKKVDLATFKEDQARLKSLIVESPEELRNEKEKMKETVKKIKQSIENTNVNLVELQNKIQGSIMCQEEFQSFYKLQLDLQGGMEKMNSLIAEIRNVNDVVERQRKDLKNMSTDETQYKRAVSMKMDKKTKLQIRRQKKQEVKDQQVQIMFGECNQVQDKREDVLKQIKQVINENQQVKAKLQFLTECCSNETAKAQALYDSLMGVLEQYHERLAKHAEKSIERRM, encoded by the exons ATGGAGGAAAATCTCACCTTTCCTGTTTATAAAGTGGAAGAAATTCTGGCCTTTCTTAGGAGTGATGTCTTAGCTGGGCCAGAGGCAAGGAACTTTACCAAAAGTGACATTGTCCCAACCCCTAAG cctGATTCTATACAGAGATTGTACATGAGAATCCTACAGCTTGTGTTTGGATTCAGGCCAGATTGCCACTAcatg atgcCAGTAAATGAGAATATCCAGCACCCCTTAATTTACGAAGGAATTTTACCCATCTCCAGCATCTACCTTCGCAT GTGTCAGTTCCTGCCAATGTGCCATGTGTATGACTTTCAGATGAATGACCTTCTCAGTCCAA AAGCAAAAAGGACCATCTTTATTTTGTGTGGCATCATGAATTTCCTTCACTTCAGAAACTTACGTCGTGAAATATACTTGGACCACCTACAGGGTTAT aaatctGCTGTGGAGAAGTCGCAGAGCATAGCTAAAGGAATAAACGAGGCCGAACTGAAGATTACTAAACTCAC AACCATCCCACCACAACAGCAAGCAGAGTTCAAAGAGCTGTCATCAGCAGTTACAGACCTACATCATGCAATGAGCCAAGAATCTCAGGCAGTC AACTCAATCAATGAAGAGATTGCACAGCTGAAAAGTGAACATGCAGAAAAAACACTAAAGTTG AACAATAAAAAAGTGGATTTGGCTACTTTTAAGGAAGATCAGGCTAGACTAAAATCTCTGATTGTGGAATCCCCAGAAGAGCTCAGGAATGAAAAGGAAAAGATGAAGGAGACTGTGAAGAAGATCAAGCAGTCTATT gAAAACACCAATGTGAATTTAGTAGAACTTCAAAACAAAATCCAAGGTTCAATTATGTGCCAGGAAGAATTCCAGTCTTTCTATAAACTACAGCTGGATTTACAAGGTGGAATGGAGAAAATGAACAGCTTAATAGCTGag ATTCGGAATGTGAATGATGTAGTTGAGAGACAGAGGAAGGATCTGAAGAATATGAGCACCGATGAGACTCAGTACAAACGAGCCGTGAGCATGAAGATGGACAAAAAGACCAAGCTTCAGATCAGAAGGCAGAAGAAACAAGAAGTGAAGGATCAACAAGTTCAAATAATGTTTgg tgAGTGTAACCAGGTTCAGGATAAAAGGGAGGATGTCCTGAAGCAAATCAAACAGGTcattaatgaaaatcagcaggtCAAGGCAAAGCTGCAGTTTTTAACAGAGTGCTGCTCAAATGAGACTGCAAAAGCTCAG GCGCTGTATGACAGTCTGATGGGTGTCCTGGAGCAATACCACGAGCGTCTGGCAAAGCATGCAGAGAAGAGCATAGAAAGGAGGATGTGA
- the LOC121297950 gene encoding ras-related protein Rab-43-like, with protein MSTVDSDDAFDFLFKIVLIGDAGVGKTCVVQRFKSGIFVERQGSTIGVDFTMKTMDIQGKRVKLQIWDTAGQERFRTITQSYYRSANGAIIAYDISKKGSFASVPRWIEDVKKYAGSNIVQLLIGNKSDLTELREVQFEEAQALASQFDLFDTVETSAKDCSNVEEAFAKVASELMLRHGGPMFNENVTDSIKLNSKDVGESWGCGC; from the exons ATGTCAACCGTCGATTCAGACGATGCATTCGATTTTCtctttaaaatagttttgatCGGGGATGCCGGTGTGGGTAAAACTTGCGTAGTTCAGCGGTTTAAGTCTGGGATTTTCGTGGAAAGACAAGGCAGCACCATTGGAGTCGATTTCACGATGAAAACCATGGATATTCAAGGAAAACGAGTTAAG TTGCAGATCTGGGACACCGCAGGGCAGGAGAGATTCCGCACCATCACACAGAGCTACTACCGCAGCGCTAATGGAGCCATCATAGCCTATGACATCAGCAAGAAGGGGTCCTTCGCTTCCGTGCCAAGGTGGATTGAAGACGTCAAGAAGTATGCAGGTTCCAACATTGTGCAGCTTTTAATCG GTAACAAATCGGACTTGACCGAGCTCCGGGAAGTTCAGTTTGAGGAGGCCCAGGCCCTGGCCAGCCAGTTTGACCTCTTCGATACCGTGGAGACCTCAGCCAAAGACTGCAGCAATGTGGAGGAGGCCTTTGCTAAAGTGGCCTCGGAGCTCATGCTAAGGCATGGGGGCCCCATGTTCAACGAGAACGTGACCGACAGTATAAAGCTGAACAGCAAGGACGTGGGGGAAAGCTGGGGCTGTGGGTGTTGA
- the LOC121297949 gene encoding haloacid dehalogenase-like hydrolase domain-containing 5 gives MRGFSYLNRAANAICSPRLEKKVRLGRCGIASDSKLQPGFGLLFDIDGVLVRGKTPIPAAKKAFQKLVNPQGQFLVPVVFVTNAGNCLRQTKADQLSHILGVPISQDQVMMSHSPLRMFRKYQDKCVLVSGQGPVLDIAKNLGFSKVVTIDTLRESFPLLDMVDHNRRPKVLPSSDVNLPKIDAVILFGEPIRWETNLQLIVDVLLTNGNLGGAHNSQSYPHVPVLACNVDLLWMAEALSPRFGHGTFLVCLENIYKKITGKDLKYEALMGKPSELTYHYAEYLIRSQAAKREWRNPIGNLYAIGDNLMTDIYGANLYNRYLEEKSSRKSSKALAKVLAGTGSNASAVSQQEESDNAWESELAPPSATSCRSVLVCTGVYNPHTQVPSDPSECITETVFHGHRDFHFDPALVEPDHLVQDVDAAVQLIFEQENFAPL, from the exons ATGAGAGGTTTCTCGTATTTAAACCGGGCTGCGAACGCTATTTGCAGCCCGCGACTTGAGAAAAAGGTTCGGCTGGGACGCTGCGGCATTGCCTCCGACAGCAAG ttgcAGCCTGGCTTTGGTCTCCTGTTTGACATTGATGGAGTGCTGGTCCGAGGAAAGACGCCCATCCCAGCAGCAAAAAAAGCCTTCCAAAAATTAGTTAATCCTCAAGGGCAGTTCCTTGTGCCTGTGGTGTTTGTCACAAATGCAGGGAACTGCCTACGCCAGACCAAAGCAGACCAGCTGTCTCATATTCTAGGAGTGCCT ATTTCCCAGGACCAGGTGATGATGTCACATAGCCCTTTACGAATGTTCAGAAAGTATCAAGACAAGTGTGTGCTAGTGTCTGGACAAGGACCAGTGCTAGATATTGCCAAAAa CTTAGGTTTTTCTAAGGTTGTTACTATTGACACACTCCGAGAATCATTCCCCTTGCTAGACATGGTTGACCACAATAGAAGACCGAAAGTACTG CCTTCCTCTGATGTAAATCTGCCAAAAATAGATG CTGTAATTCTGTTTGGTGAGCCAATCCGATGGGAAACAAACCTACAGTTGATTGTCGACGTTTTACTGACCAATGGGAACCTAGGAGGTGCCCACAACAGCCAGAGCTACCCgcatgtacctgtgctggcctgTAACGTGGACCTCCTGTGGATGGCTGAAGCATTGTCACCAAG gtttggCCACGGGACGTTCCTAGTTTGTTTGGAGAACATCTATAAGAAGATAACGGGCAAAGACCTGAAATATGAGGCCCTGATGGGCAAACCTAGCGAGCTGACATACCACTATGCAGAGTATCTGATCAGATCTCAGGCTGCGAAGAGGGAATGGAGGAACCCGATTGGAAACCTGTATGCCATAGG GGATAACCTCATGACCGATATTTATGGTGCTAACCTGTACAATCGCTACCTGGAAGAGAAATCCTCTAGAAAAAGTTCTAAAGCACTGGCCAAGGTGTTGGCGGGGACAGGGAGCAATGCCAGTGCCGTTTCCCAGCAGGAAGAGTCGGACAATGCCTGGGAGAGCGAACTGGCCCCCCCCTCTGCCACCAGCTGCAGGTCTGTTCTGGTGTGCACCGGAGTCTACAATCCCCACACGCAGGTACCGTCCGACCCCAGCGAGTGCATTACAGAGACTGTGTTCCACGGCCACAGAGACTTTCACTTCGACCCGGCACTGGTGGAGCCAGACCATCTAGTGCAGGATGTAGACGCTGCTGTACAGCTCATCTTTGAACAGGAAAACTTTGCACCTCTTTAA